The stretch of DNA CTGGGACGATACGAGACGGCAGCAGCCTCCACCGGTTCTTTGTAGCCGGCCGGTGACGGAAAAAAATCTACCCGCCCCGCTGACCTGCGTTGCGTCGTGGCTGGTCGGGCCGTGCGGAGATGCTGCGCCCGACGCCCACACCGCGCGCCCACGTGAACGGCGAGCTCGGCTCCGCGCCTCCCAaccaaccactcctcccgaTTGGCTCgccggggcggcgtggccggcTTGCCTTCCCCACCTGCCACCACCCGCGGCCGGGCGCGCACGCTTGTTCCGTGCGGTTTCGGCGCTGGGGACGCCGCGGGCTTGGGCTCGGGTTGCCGGGTTGGGTCACGCGGTCTGCGTCGTCGCGAGGTCCACGGCTGCGGGGGCTGCGgccgaggaggagaaggcggagCGCCGCTTCCTGACGGCCGTTTCggccgccggcccggcccgggcgTCCTTCCGAGCGCGTTGAGGTTGAGGAGGTCTGGCTGGGGCACTCCGCACTCCCGTACCAGGTCTTCACGCGCGGGCTGCTTTGACTTTTGAAAGCCAAGCCTAGACATGCTCGTGCACTCGTACTGGTCTCAATTCTCAAAGATGAATTCCAAGATCACTATACCATTACCACGCCCTGCACAGTTACACTCCCTGATCTCTTGCTGCTCATACTAGCGTCTGTGGTTGCAAACCGTGCACCCAGCACACGCAAACACACTGAAAAACAGCGGTGGTTCAGGGGCTGACGTGACCAGTCGTACTACGCGACAACAACACCcaagggcaaaaaaaaaaagaaaaggaaaatcagGGCCTTTCCCCCAACTGATCCGTGTGTGTATGTCGACGCAAAAGCAAgggcccaccaccaccaccaccaggcaGCCTCACACACTGCAGGCCACACGGGcgcggacgcggacgcggacgcggaCGCAGAAGGTCGCATCAGGTCTCCGCACCGAGGCGCGGGGGCGGGGCCCACACGCCCCACCCAGTAGGCCCAGCAGCTGCCTGGCGGGCTCGGACGCCCACACGAGTCAACGCCTAGAGGTGGAAACCAGCTTAAATTATTCGGGCATTTCAACCCCacccacccctcccctctcctcccgcaAGTCAACTCTCCGCGCTAGCTTAATGCTCCCTCCATTATAACCACCCaaccctcccccctccccccaccctcTCTTCTCCGCTTCCGGCTCCGCTCCCGTCCCGCCATGGGCAACTCGCTCGcctgcttctgctgctccggcggcggcgccggccgccgccgccacgtggCGCCCGCCGCGCTCCCCTCCGACCCGGCCTACGACGAGGGCCTGGGCCACTCCTTCTGCTACGTCAGGCCGGATAAGGTGCTCGTGCCCTTCTCCGCGGACGACCTGGTCGCCGACGCcaaggcggccgccgcggcggaggaggccacCACGTTCCGGGCCATCTCGGGGGCGGCGCTCAGCGCCAACGTCTCCACGCCGCTCTCCACGTCCGTGCTCCTCCTGCTGCCGGACGAATCCGCCGcgtcctcggccgccgccgcctcctccgggtTCGAGAGCTCCGAGTCCTtcgccgccgtgccgctgcAGCCCGTCCCGAGGTTCCCGTCGGGGCCGATCTgcgcgcccgccggcggcgggttcCTCTCCGGCCCAATCGAGAGGGGGTTCCTCTCCGGGCCCCTTGACGCCGCGCTCATGTCCGGGCCCctcccgggcgccgccgcctccggtcgCATGGGAGGCGCCGTGCCCGCGCTCCGCCGGAGCCTCTcccacggcggccgccgcctgcgcaaTTTCACGCGCGCACTTCTCGCGCGGGCGGATAAGTTTCAGGATTCGATGGATCTCGgctcgccggacgccgccgccgccgtggccgcctgcGGCGCCGATTCAGCCGGGCTGCAGTGGGCGCAGGGGAAGGCCGGCGAGGACCGCGTGCACATCGTGGTGTCCGAGGAGCGGGGGTGGGTGTTCGTCGGTATCTACGACGGCTTCAATGGTCCGGACGCCACGGATTTCCTCGTCTCCCACCTCTACGCCGCCGTGCACCGCGAGCTCCGCGGCCTTCTCTGGGACCAGTGCGAGCAAGAGGAGCAGAACGACCAACACCCCGAGCAACCGACCAGCACCACGGCATCAGATCACCAGGACCAGGCtgcccatcgccgccgcgcccgccgatCGAGACCCCCGCgcggcgccgacgaggaccAACGGCGGTGGAAGTGCGAGTGGGAGCGCGACCTCTCCAGCCTGAAGCCGCCAACTCAGCGGCCCCCTCGGAGCAACAGCGAGAACGACCACCTCGCCGTGCTCAAGGCGCTTGCACGCGCGCTTCGCAAGACTGAAGAGGCCTACCTGGACGTCGCCGACAAGATGGTCGGCGAGTTCCCGGAGCTTGCGCTTATGGGCTCTTGCGTTCTAGCCATGCTTATGAAAGGAGAGGACATGTACGTCATGAATGTAGGCGACAGCCGGGCTGTCTTGGGAACAATGAACAGTGTTGATCTCGAGCAGATCAGCGAGGGTTCATTTGACGGATTGGTTGGGGATTGCTCCCCGCTCTTGTCAGCTGTGCAGCTTACATCCGAACATAGCACTTCGGTGCGAGAGGTAATTGACTTGGCTTGCAGTTTGGTTTGCTTAATTGAGTCATTCAGTGACTTCTTTGATGATCAGATCAGAGTTACTCATGCATGGAGTGTGCTTTTGCAGGAAGTTTGCAGAATACGCAACGAGCATCCTGATGACCCGTCCGCAATCTCAAAGGACCGTGTGAAGGGCTCGCTTAAGGTGACAAGAGCGTTCGGAGCTGGTTTCTTGAAACAGGTTAGCCtatgtttgatttttttcaGTTTTACAAAAAAAAGGTTTTGTTTAGATGGTTTTGGTTACACAATTGGCACATTTATGAGCGTTTTTGTTCCCTAAGAAAGAAGGTCTGAAATTACAATTTCTATGGTCGAGAGAGCATAAAGTCTAATCTCATTATATCAGGTGCATAATAAGACACTTTTGCTGCAATTTCTGGGTCACCAAATAATTACTAAGATCTTGATTAATCAAGGTCAAAAAAGGGAAACAACATTTGGTATAAGTGGTCCAAAGTTTGAAAAGAGATTAAATCACTCTCTAATTTTCTTGGACTGGAAATTATGACCATCTTACACTGACAGACTGTCTTGACCTTGACTTTAAGGCATAAGGTCACCTGTACAAAATTTTCAACATATGAATAAATTATTTCAGTTTCACACAGTCACCATGTGTATAGCTAGTCTGAATAAGTGTAGgagaagctgctcccagaaaaaACGAAGTTTCTTTTGCTTCTGTCCAAGTGCAAAGAATGTGCTTGTGCAGTTCTAAAATGTGGCCAGCAAGTTAGCGGATGGAGTGGCTTTGAAGGCAGGCACGTTTCTCCTAGCAAGCGAAAATACTGTCGGTTCTAGTAAAACCATTTTATTATAGCAATTGTGCAAATCAATCATGGCGCCATGCAAGAGGAAGGTCTCCTTGGAACTGAAGTGAGATATAACTTATAGGAAAAAATTGTGGCGATAGCCATGATGTTAAGCAACCCAAAATTTTCTAATGTGATGAGTAATTGAGTCAACATGTCTTAGTTTTGACTTTTAACATGCATTAGTGCTCAATCTTGTATCATCTGTGTGCATCTTACATCATACGCATGTTTTCCTTCTTGCACTGTGCACTTACAATTTCTGCTATGTTTTTACAGCCCAAGTGGAATGATGCACTGTTGGAGATGTTCAGAATAGACTACGTTGGGTCGTCCCCATACATCACATGCAATCCTTCACTCTTCCACCATAAACTTAGCACAAGGGACAGATTCTTGATACTATCTTCAGATGGGCTTTACCAATATTTCACCAACGAGGAGGCGGTTGCTCAGGTAGAAATGTTCATCGCAACAACCCCTGAAGGCGACCCTGCTCAGCATCTGGTGGAGGAAGTTCTTTTCCGAGCCGCCAACAAAGCAGGTATGCTGAAGTCATATCGTGTTTGTTTTGTAGTCGTTGTGCAGTAACCTTTGAACTTCTGGAAGGTTAAGCTGACTTAGCTCAGATCGGTCACTGATCATGTTTCTCACATGCCTTGTGGTTGCAGGCATGGACTTTCACGAATTGATCGAGATACCCCAGGGGGACCGTCGGCGATACCATGACGATGTGTCTGTCATTGTAATATCTTTGGAGGGTAGAATCTGGAGATCATGTGTGTAAATAGATCAGCCATACTAGATTAGAGAAACAAACGTacagagaaagagagggggTTCTTGCAGACCTTTGAGCAGTTCTTGCGGCTACTCCACTCCTCCCCAGCTGCCACTGTGCAATATCAACGAAGCACTGGGTTGGACATGGGCTTTGGATCTCGGCGTATCCAGCTGAACCACGATGAAatcccctggccgccgccgtcgccgccgtatGAGGTGTTCATGTAAAAGAGGATTTGTTCAATTATTAATAACTATAAAATCACGATCAATTGGTCAGCTTTCTTTgacttttttccttttatttttgcaTCTTCTATGTTCATACTTAATAGTACATGTGCATGGGAGACTGATTCAGAGTTGGACTCCAATGATTCTGAAATAATAGAATTTTATTATGCCGAAATGCAGAGGGTTCTTTGGTCAGAAATCATTCGCGGTGCTGACCTCTTAACTGATAGCCCGCCCTTTCTTCCGAGCTACCCCATGTTGAACAATTCAGCAAGCACTGCCAGGTTTGCCGGCCTTATCTTCTGCGATAAACCATTTAACCATGGGCATGGGTTATCCATGGCTTTATGCCATGAATGAACCTAAGTTGACCTGCGATCTAGCATGCCCTACTCACAATCAATCGGGCCTTACGGAGCTAGCGGTATCTCTTGGTTTCAGCACTTTCTGAAATTCGAAGATCTGATGAGCATGATTGCGGCTTAACCAATAATTGTAGTCGCCTTTGTTGTAGTATTGTATTTCGAGTCTACCTCCACTTGCCGTATACTTTTTTATTACTAGTTGGTAAATAATAGCGCATTTCTTAGATAAAAAAAGGAGAGTATAGCTTTTGCTAGTATATGCATTTATCTTCTGCCAAGTAGTGAGAGTGTGACACAGGTATCTTCAAGTGTTTGTTTCCTGCGATAGATGACACTATTCTGAAGCAAGAGAAAGCAGGAGCAGGCACTTTCCTGTAAGAAACGCATTCTTTTTCGGGTGAGTGGTTGCTAGTGCGAAAAGAAAGCC from Panicum virgatum strain AP13 chromosome 9K, P.virgatum_v5, whole genome shotgun sequence encodes:
- the LOC120649272 gene encoding protein phosphatase 2C 35-like — protein: MGNSLACFCCSGGGAGRRRHVAPAALPSDPAYDEGLGHSFCYVRPDKVLVPFSADDLVADAKAAAAAEEATTFRAISGAALSANVSTPLSTSVLLLLPDESAASSAAAASSGFESSESFAAVPLQPVPRFPSGPICAPAGGGFLSGPIERGFLSGPLDAALMSGPLPGAAASGRMGGAVPALRRSLSHGGRRLRNFTRALLARADKFQDSMDLGSPDAAAAVAACGADSAGLQWAQGKAGEDRVHIVVSEERGWVFVGIYDGFNGPDATDFLVSHLYAAVHRELRGLLWDQCEQEEQNDQHPEQPTSTTASDHQDQAAHRRRARRSRPPRGADEDQRRWKCEWERDLSSLKPPTQRPPRSNSENDHLAVLKALARALRKTEEAYLDVADKMVGEFPELALMGSCVLAMLMKGEDMYVMNVGDSRAVLGTMNSVDLEQISEGSFDGLVGDCSPLLSAVQLTSEHSTSVREEVCRIRNEHPDDPSAISKDRVKGSLKVTRAFGAGFLKQPKWNDALLEMFRIDYVGSSPYITCNPSLFHHKLSTRDRFLILSSDGLYQYFTNEEAVAQVEMFIATTPEGDPAQHLVEEVLFRAANKAGMDFHELIEIPQGDRRRYHDDVSVIVISLEGRIWRSCV